The DNA window ATGATGACCTCGGCCGCGGATACGCCTTCTTCTTCGTGGATGCCCACCGGAATCCCGCGCCCGTTGTCGCTGACGGAAACGCTGTTGTCGGCGTGAATTTTGACGGTCACATGGTCGGCGTGACCGGCCAAGGCCTCGTCAATTCCGTTGTCCACGACCTCATACACCATGTGGTGCAAACCCGAGCCATCGTCGGTGTCGCCGATGTACATGCCGGGGCGTTTCCGAACGGCTTCCAAGCCCTTGAGAACTTTGATGGAATCGGCGCCATATTCTTCGGGTGCCTGATTGTCTTCGGACATGCGGTGAGTACCTTCATTATTTTGTCACCTTATACGTTTTCTGGGGGGGATTGTCACGCCATCCCACCAGATTTTGTGTCACGTAAAGGGAATGATCAGACCCACGCAAATCAACAGGCAACCAGCCATGATATTGGTCCGTCGCATGGCCTGTGGCGAGGTCAAAACACTGCGCAACCGGTCGATGAACAGGGCAAAGGCAAGGTTGCCCAGCAGGGGTACAGTGAAGGACAGCGCAAGGATCGGGAGGATGTCAGTGCGGGTGATCTGGCTGAGGTCAAAGAAGCCCGGCAACATGCCCATGTAGAACAGGATCGCCTTGGGGTTGGCCAAAATGACGATCAGCCCAGCCATGAATCCCGCCCATTTTCCGGGTTTGGTCAGCGCCTTGTTTTCGCGGATCGTGTCGCCTGCATGACGCAGCACGCCGATCCCCATCAACAGGAACACCCCGCTGGCCACATAGCGCAGGACGGTCATGAAACCTTCGACCTCATTGACCAGCCAGGACACGCCGATGATCGCCAATAGCGGCCAGAGGATGTCACCAATCGCGACGCCAAGGGCCAATGGCCAGGCCGCCTGGAACCCACCGCTCAGCGAGCGTGCGATGATTGCCAGCCAGACGGGGCCGGGCGTCAGGAACAAAACCAGCAGGGCGCCAGCGTATAGGGTCAACTCCCAGGCGGTGATGGTCATGGGGCGTGAACCTCGGACACGCCATCTTGTTCGGTGACGTCCAGGAACTGCGCGCGGGTCTCCAACTCGGCGAACAGCTCGGGCCCTGTGCCCGTCATCCAGGCTTGGGTGCCAAGCGCGCAGATCTCGTCATACAGCGCCGCGCGGCGGTTTGCATCCAGATGGGCGGCAACCTCATCCAGCAGAACGATGGGCGGTGCCCCTGTCTGGTCGGCCAATGCGCGGGCGTTGGAAAGGATCAGTGACACCAGCAGCGCCTTTTGCTCACCCGTCGAGCAATCCTTGGCGGGCACACCTTTTGCAGCAAACACGCCGTACAGGTCACTGCGATGCGGTCCGACCAACGTGCGTCCTGCCGCCAGATCGCGGAACCGGCTCTCGATCAGCGCCTCGCGCAGGTCGGCCTCGGTTTCAGGCATGGCACCCTCGGTTTGCACCAACTCCAAATCGGCGGACGGAAAGGCCGTCTGCGCCCGCTCCTGCGCCTGACGGACCAGTTCCAGAGCCGACAGCCGTCCCTGATGGATACGGGCCCCTGCCTCGGCCATCTGCCGTTCCAGCGCCACGTACCAGTGATCGTCGCGGATCTGCTCCTTGAGCAGTTTGTTGCGCTCGCGCATGGCCTTTTCGTAAAGCAGTGACGCCTCGGCGTGGCCGGGATCAAAACTCAACGCCATGCGGTCCAGAAACCGTCGCCGCCCATCTGCCCCTTCGATCCACAGCCGATCCATTGAGGGCACAAGCCAAACGACCCGCGACAGCTGCCCCAAAGCCACCTGATTGGCCGCCTTGCCGTTGACCCGCACTTGTCTGGCGGCGCCCCCATCGGACCAGGTTTCGATCTCGTGGGATTGGCCCTGAACGTCCAGCACGCCCTGAAGTTTCCAGCCCAAAGCCTCGGGCCGCCGGGTCATCTCGGCCGCACTGGCACGTCGCATCCCGCGTCCGGGCGAGAACAGGGACACTGCTTCCAGGATATTGGTCTTGCCCGCCCCGTTGGCCCCGTGAATGGCAATAGGCCGGCCATCCAACGACAGCCGCGCCACCTTGTGGGACCGAAAGTGGGAGATGGTCAACTCGGTCAGAGCCAACACGTGACCGCCCCCTTCATCTTTTCAAAAATACTCGCGCCGCAGGCATTGCGCAGAATGCGCGATCAAACACGCATCGGCATGACGACATAAACCGCGCTCTGATCATTGCCTTCGCGCATCAAGGTCGGATCGCCGGCCGAGTTGAACATGAACACCGCATTCTCGCGATCCACTTGGGATGCGATTTCCAGAAGGTACTTGGCGTTGAACCCGATCTCGAGCCGCTCGTCACCATAGGCCACGGCCAGCTCTTCCTCGGCCGCACCGCTGTCGGGAGCATTGACCGACAAGATCAAGCGGTCTTCTTCCAGCTGCAATTTCACCGCGCGTGAGCGTTCGGACGAAACTGTCGCAACCCGGTCCACGGCTTGCGCGAATTCGGATGCATCCACCTCCAACCGGCGGGTGTTGCCCTGCGGGATCACGCGCGTGTAGTCAGGGAAGGTACCGTCGATCACCTTCGATGTCAGGGTGATGTCGGGCGTGGCAAAACGCACTTTGGTTTCGCTGACCGACACGGCGATATCCATCTCGTCATCGTCCAACAGCTTGCGCAGCTCACCCACGGTCTTGCGCGGTACGATCACGCCCGGCATGTCCGCCGACCCTGCGGGAAGCTCTGCATCGATACGGGCCAGGCGATGGCCATCGGTGGCCACGGCACGCAACACCTTGCCGCCGTCGGCGTCGGTGACGTGCAGGTAGACGCCGTTCAGGTAATAACGGGTCTCTTCGGTCGAGATCGCAAATTTCGACTTGTCGAACAGGCGGCGCAGCATTCCCGCGGGCGCGGTGAAGTTCGACTGATACTCGGACGAGGCCATAACCGGGAAATCTTCGCGCGGCAGTGTCGCCAATGAGAAGTTGGACCGACCGGCATCGACCGTCAGGCGACCGGTTGCGCTGTCAGCGGTCAGTGTCACAAGTGCCCCGTCAGGCAGCTTGCGCACGATCTCGTGCAGAGTGGTCGCGGCGACGGTGGTGGCGCCTGCGCGCTCGACCTGAGCGGGGGCCTTGTCGACAACTTCGATATCCAGGTCGGTGGCGCGGAATTGGACGCTGTCACCTTCGGCTTCGATCAGAACATTCGCCAGGATTGGGATGGTGTTGCGGCGTTCCACAACGGATTGGGCCTGAGACACGGCCTTGAGCAGCGTGCCGCGTTCGATGCTGATCTTCATAATCCCTACATCCTTTTCTTGGGCCAGTGAGATGGCCGGGACAGGCACCCTAACGGGTCAGGCCTGCGGTACAAGTTTTTTCATGGATTTGTCCGCTGGAATGCAGGGGGCGTCAAGGCCCGCGTGGCCGATCAGACACAGATCGCGCCAAAACGTTGGCCTCAGCCCACAGGCAGACCGCCAAGAGGTCACAAAAAAGGCCCCGACGCACTGTTCGGGGCCTTTGTGTAAGGGATGGTTGTCGGGCTTACGCCTCGAGTGCGCGGCGCAGCATCTCGACGTCTTCGGCGATCTGCCCATCGGTCAGTTTCAACTCCTCGATGCGCTTGACGCCGTGCATGACCGTGGTGTGGTCACGCCCGCCAAAGCGGCGGCCGATCTCGGGCAGAGAGCGGCTGGTGAGCTGCTTGCACAGATACATCGCCACCTGACGCGGGCGCGCGTATGAGCGCAAGCGCTTGGGGCCGATGATGTCGCTGAGACGGATGTTGTAGTAGTCCGAGACCTTGCGCTGGATCTCCTCAACCGTGATCTTGCGCTCGGACGCACGCAGCACATCGGCCAGGCAGTCCTGCGTCAGATCCATGTCGATCTCGCGCCCCACCAGCGAGGCAAAAGCAAAGAGACGGGTCAGGGCACCTTCGAGCACACGCACGTTGGTCGAGATCCGATGGGCCAGGAACTCCAATACACCATCGGCGATCTCGAGATCGGGGTAGGTGATCTTGTGCTGTTGAACCTTGTTCTGCAAAATGCCCAACCGCAGTTCATAGTCGGTGGGGTGCAGATCAACGACCAAGCCGCACTGCAGGCGTGATTTCACGCGATCTTCAAGATCCTTGATCTCACCAGGGGCGCGGTCGGCCGAGATGATGATCTGCTTGTTCTGATCCACCAGCGCATTGAAGGTGTGGAAAAACTCTTCCTGCGTGCTGTCCTTGCCGGCGATGAACTGCACGTCATCGACCATCAGAACGTCGACCGATCGAAACAGATGTTTGAAGTCCATCATACGGCGTTCGCGCAGGGCTTGCACAAAGCGGTACATGAACTGTTCTGCTGACAGGTACAGCACATTCAGGTCCGGGCGTTTCGATTTCAGTTCCCAGGCGATGGCGTGCATCAGGTGCGTTTTACCAAGGCCAACGCCGCCATACAGAACCAGCGGGTTGAAGGTCACTGGGCCGCCTTCGGACACGCGGCGCGCAGCGGCATGGGCCAGTTCGTTGGGCTTGCCGACAACAAAGCTGTCAAAGGTAAAGCGTGCATCCAGCGGGGCGGCCTGCAGAGAGTCCAGCGGTTCGAACGCGCTGCTTGTGGCACGAGTTTCGGTCTGCGCAGCAGCAGCAGGCTTGTCTTCGGTAGAACGCGGTGCGGCCTTCGTCGTTGACGCGGGGCGGGCCGGAGAATTCGCCGCAACACGAAATGCAATGCGCTGAACGGATTCGCCCGAGCTGTTCAACTCGTACAGGATAAGGTCAGCAAAGTTCTGGCTGACGTAATTCCCCATGAAGTTTGTCGGAACCGTAAAGACTGCAACCCCATCGTGCAGTTCCTGGAACTCAAGCGGTTCGATCCAGGTCGAGTAGTTGTTTTGTCCAACTGTCTTGAGCAGTTTTTGACGGAGTTGTCCCCATTTTTCTTGTGTCATCCAGCGCCTCACGCGTCCCATCATCAGCGGCCATTCAGCCTGTTATTACCCATCCAATTCACCGGACCAGTCCCGGCGGCGATTACACACAAAGGTATTGTGCACCGACGCGCTAGCATCGGCGTCGTACAGGCCAGAACCCGCACGAAAACAACCAACAAAGACAAACATCCGCCTTATGACGACGGATTGCGCATCCTCGTTACCCGTTACACTCATTTTCGACAGGGCTAGGGTGTTCCACGAAACCCATAGCAGACCGATCATGCCGAGATGTCCCGACGATCAGCAATCGCACTGCACTTTCTCTGATGCCTGTCAGATCTTGTGCCTTGCTGCCTGTCCCCCCAAGCGAGTGAATCGCTGAAACAGTGGTAGCAAGTCCGGGTGCGGAGCGGCAACGAAACTCTGATGTTGACTCTGCCTTTGGGGACAAAGAATCTCTCGCGCTCGCAGCAACGGGGCATCCTTGCAACAGGCGCAAAAAAAGGCGCTGCCAATGGCAACGCCTTTACACAAAACGCTTTTGTGCGAGTCGCGAATTAACCCAGGGCTTTGACCCGGGCTGCCAGGCGCGACACCTTCCGCGATGCGGTGTTTTTGTGGAAGACACCTTTGGACACACCACGCATCAGCTCGGGCTGAGCGGCCCGCAAAGCAGCGGTTGCGGCTTCTTTGTCGCCCGATGCAATTGCTTCTTCGACTTTACGCAGGAAGGTGCGGATGCGCGAACGACGGGCTTTGTTGACGGCAAAGCGGGTTTCGTTCTGACGGGCGCGCTTTTTTGCCTGGGGCGAATTTGCCATGGTTTTCTGACCTTTATCTCGGTTCGGTTTGTTCAAGTTAGCGCAATGCCAAGCCCAATCCGGGTATAAGGTCACCGGTGTGATTCTAGCCAGAGCGGGCCGCACGCGCATATATTGCGGCGCTATCTAGCCAAGTTTGCCCGGAATGCCAAGCCGATTCTGCGCCTGGGCCCCCGAAACGAAACGGGCAGGTCAATGACCTGCCCGCTCCCAAGAAGTGATTCCATTACGCGACGTCATTTGTCGCGGAACTGCGCCTCGCGTTTTTCCAGGAAGGCGGCCATGCCCTCTTTCTGGTCTTCGGTGGCAAACATCGAATGGAACACGCGGCGTTCGAACAGCAGACCCTCGTTCAGGGTCAGTTCGTAGCTGCGGTTCACTGCTTCTTTGGCCGCCATCGCTGACAGTTGCGATTTCTCGGCAATCTTCTGGGCCGCAGCGGTCGCTTCTTCGATCAGCTTTTTGGCGGGAACCACTCGGCTTACCAGGCCCGAGCGTTCGGCCTCTTCGGCGTTCATGAAGCGGCCAGTCAAGTTCATGTCCATCGACTTGGATTTGCCCACAAAGCGGGTCAGGCGCTGCGTGCCGCCAATGCCTGCGATGACGCCCAGATTGATCTCGGGTTGGCCAAACTTGGCGGTATCAGAGGCGATGATGAAATCGCACATCATGGCGAGTTCGCAGCCGCCGCCGAGTGCGTAGCCACCGACAGCTGCGATGATCGGCTTGCGCACAGCTGAAATGCGGTCGCCGATGGTGCCGAACAGGTCTTCGGTGTAAACTTCGACAAAGGATTTCTCCGACATTTCCTTGATGTCGGCACCTGCGGCGAACGCCTTTTCCGATCCCGTCAGAACGATGCAGCGCACCTTGTCGTTTGCGTCAGCCTCTTCCAGAGCTGTGCAGAGCTCTCCGATCAACTGGGCATTCAACGCGTTCAATGCATCGGGGCGGTTCAGTTTCACGAGGGCTACGTGGTCTTCAACGTCGACGATGATCGTCTCAAAGGCCATGGAGATGTGCTTTCGGTTGTTCCGTTCTGGACCGATTCCTTACCACGAGGGGAAGATGGTTCAAGTTATCTTTGGCATTGCGAACAGTAGAAAGATGAGCGTCCCGATTGGGTGATTCTGCTCACTGTTCCAGTGCAGTCGGGGGTGCGACAGGCCTCTCCCTCGCGGCCATAGACGTCAAAGCTGTGCTGAAAATATCCAAGCTCCCCATCAGCTTGGCGGAAATCCTTGAGCGACGATCCGCCCGCGTCGATCGCATCAGACAGCACCTGCCGGATGATTGGAACAAGGGCGGCAACGCGGGTAGCGGAAATTTTTCC is part of the Falsiruegeria litorea R37 genome and encodes:
- a CDS encoding LysE family translocator — translated: MTITAWELTLYAGALLVLFLTPGPVWLAIIARSLSGGFQAAWPLALGVAIGDILWPLLAIIGVSWLVNEVEGFMTVLRYVASGVFLLMGIGVLRHAGDTIRENKALTKPGKWAGFMAGLIVILANPKAILFYMGMLPGFFDLSQITRTDILPILALSFTVPLLGNLAFALFIDRLRSVLTSPQAMRRTNIMAGCLLICVGLIIPFT
- the recF gene encoding DNA replication/repair protein RecF (All proteins in this family for which functions are known are DNA-binding proteins that assist the filamentation of RecA onto DNA for the initiation of recombination or recombinational repair.); this translates as MLALTELTISHFRSHKVARLSLDGRPIAIHGANGAGKTNILEAVSLFSPGRGMRRASAAEMTRRPEALGWKLQGVLDVQGQSHEIETWSDGGAARQVRVNGKAANQVALGQLSRVVWLVPSMDRLWIEGADGRRRFLDRMALSFDPGHAEASLLYEKAMRERNKLLKEQIRDDHWYVALERQMAEAGARIHQGRLSALELVRQAQERAQTAFPSADLELVQTEGAMPETEADLREALIESRFRDLAAGRTLVGPHRSDLYGVFAAKGVPAKDCSTGEQKALLVSLILSNARALADQTGAPPIVLLDEVAAHLDANRRAALYDEICALGTQAWMTGTGPELFAELETRAQFLDVTEQDGVSEVHAP
- a CDS encoding enoyl-CoA hydratase, giving the protein MAFETIIVDVEDHVALVKLNRPDALNALNAQLIGELCTALEEADANDKVRCIVLTGSEKAFAAGADIKEMSEKSFVEVYTEDLFGTIGDRISAVRKPIIAAVGGYALGGGCELAMMCDFIIASDTAKFGQPEINLGVIAGIGGTQRLTRFVGKSKSMDMNLTGRFMNAEEAERSGLVSRVVPAKKLIEEATAAAQKIAEKSQLSAMAAKEAVNRSYELTLNEGLLFERRVFHSMFATEDQKEGMAAFLEKREAQFRDK
- the dnaN gene encoding DNA polymerase III subunit beta — translated: MKISIERGTLLKAVSQAQSVVERRNTIPILANVLIEAEGDSVQFRATDLDIEVVDKAPAQVERAGATTVAATTLHEIVRKLPDGALVTLTADSATGRLTVDAGRSNFSLATLPREDFPVMASSEYQSNFTAPAGMLRRLFDKSKFAISTEETRYYLNGVYLHVTDADGGKVLRAVATDGHRLARIDAELPAGSADMPGVIVPRKTVGELRKLLDDDEMDIAVSVSETKVRFATPDITLTSKVIDGTFPDYTRVIPQGNTRRLEVDASEFAQAVDRVATVSSERSRAVKLQLEEDRLILSVNAPDSGAAEEELAVAYGDERLEIGFNAKYLLEIASQVDRENAVFMFNSAGDPTLMREGNDQSAVYVVMPMRV
- the rpsT gene encoding 30S ribosomal protein S20 translates to MANSPQAKKRARQNETRFAVNKARRSRIRTFLRKVEEAIASGDKEAATAALRAAQPELMRGVSKGVFHKNTASRKVSRLAARVKALG
- the dnaA gene encoding chromosomal replication initiator protein DnaA — encoded protein: MTQEKWGQLRQKLLKTVGQNNYSTWIEPLEFQELHDGVAVFTVPTNFMGNYVSQNFADLILYELNSSGESVQRIAFRVAANSPARPASTTKAAPRSTEDKPAAAAQTETRATSSAFEPLDSLQAAPLDARFTFDSFVVGKPNELAHAAARRVSEGGPVTFNPLVLYGGVGLGKTHLMHAIAWELKSKRPDLNVLYLSAEQFMYRFVQALRERRMMDFKHLFRSVDVLMVDDVQFIAGKDSTQEEFFHTFNALVDQNKQIIISADRAPGEIKDLEDRVKSRLQCGLVVDLHPTDYELRLGILQNKVQQHKITYPDLEIADGVLEFLAHRISTNVRVLEGALTRLFAFASLVGREIDMDLTQDCLADVLRASERKITVEEIQRKVSDYYNIRLSDIIGPKRLRSYARPRQVAMYLCKQLTSRSLPEIGRRFGGRDHTTVMHGVKRIEELKLTDGQIAEDVEMLRRALEA